The proteins below are encoded in one region of Macaca nemestrina isolate mMacNem1 chromosome 10, mMacNem.hap1, whole genome shotgun sequence:
- the LOC105470063 gene encoding histone deacetylase 7 isoform X3 — translation MHSPGADGTQVSPGAHYRSPTGTGCPRPCADTPGPQPQPMDLRVGQRPPVEPPPEPTLLALQRPQRLHHHLFLAGLQQQRSVEPMRLSMDTPMPELQVGPQEQELRQLLHKDKSKRSAVASSVVKQKLAEVILKKQQAALERTVHSNSPGIPYRTLEPLETEGAARSMLSSFLPPVPSLPSDPPEHFPLRKTVSEPNLKLRYKPKKSLERRKNPLLRKESAPPSLRRRPAETLGDSSPSSSSTPASGCSSPNDSEHGPNPILGSEALLGQRLRLQETSLAPFALPTVSLLPAITLGLPAPARADSDRRTHPTLGPRGPILGSPHTPLFLPHGLEPEAGGTLPSRLQPILLLDPSGSHAPLLTVPGLGPLPFHFAQSLMTTERLSGSGLHWPLSRTRSEPLPPSATAPPPPGPMQPRLEQLKTHVQVIKRSAKPSEKPRLRQIPSAEDLETDGGGPGQVVDDGLEHRELSHGQPEARGPAPLQQHPQVLLWEQQRLAGRLPRGSTGDTVLLPLAQGGHRPLSRAQSSPAAPASLSAPEPASQARVLSSSETPARTLPFTTGLIYDSVMLKHQCSCGDNSRHPEHAGRIQSIWSRLQERGLRSQCECLRGRKASLEELQSVHSERHVLLYGTNPLSRLKLDNGKLAGLLAQRMFVMLPCGGVGVDTDTIWNELHSSNAARWAAGSVTDLAFKVASRELKNGFAVVRPPGHHADHSTAMGFCFFNSVAIACRQLQQQSKASKILIVDWDVHHGNGTQQTFYQDPSVLYISLHRHDDGNFFPGSGAVDEVGAGSGEGFNVNVAWTGGLDPPMGDPEYLAAFRTVVMPIAREFSPDLVLVSAGFDAAEGHPAPLGGYHVSAKCFGYMTQQLMNLAGGAVVLALEGGHDLTAICDASEACVAALLGNKVDPLSEEGWKQKPNLNAIRSLEAVIRVHSKYWGCMQRLASCPDSWVPRVPGADKEEVEAVTALASLSVGILAEDRPSEQLVEEEEPMNL, via the exons ATGGGACCCAGGTGAGCCCGGGTGCCCACTATCGCAGCCCCACTGGCACAG gctgccCCAGGCCCTGTGCAGACACACCAGGCCCTCAGCCCCAGCCCATGGACCTGCGGGTGGGCCAGCGGCCCCCAGTGGAGCCCCCACCAGAGCCCACATTGCTGGCCCTGCAGCGTCCCCAGCGCCTGCACCACCACCTCTTCCTAGCAGGCCTGCAGCAGCAGCGCTCGGTGGAGCCCATGAGG CTCTCCATGGACACACCGATGCCCGAGTTGCAGGTGGGACCCCAGGAACAAGAGTTGCGGCAGCTTCTCCACAAGGACAAGAGCAAGCGAA GTGCTGTAGCCAGCAGCGTGGTCAAGCAGAAGCTGGCAGAGGTGATTCTGAAAAAACAGCAGGCAGCCCTAGAGAGAACAGTCCATTCCAACAGCCCCGGCATTCCCTACAG AACCCTGGAGCCCCTGGAGACGGAAGGAGCCGCCCGCTCCATGCTCAGCAGCTTTTTGCCTCCTGTTCCCAGCCTGCCCAGTGACCCCCCAGAGCACTTCCCTCTGCGCAAGACAG TCTCTGAGCCCAACCTGAAGCTGCGCTATAAGCCCAAGAAGTCCCTGGAGCGGAGGAAGAATCCACTGCTCCGAAAGGAAAGTGCGCCCCCCAGCCTCCGGCGGCGGCCTGCAGAGACCCTCGGAG ACTCCTCCCCAAGTAGTAGCAGCACGCCTGCGTCAGGGTGCAGCTCCCCCAATGACAGCGAGCACGGCCCCAATCCCATCCTGGGCTCGGAG GCGCTCTTGGGCCAGCGGCTGCGGCTGCAGGAGACTTCTCTGGCCCCGTTCGCCTTGCCGACAGTGTCCTTGCTGCCCGCAATCACGCTGGGGCTGCCCGCCCCTGCCAGG GCTGACAGTGACCGCAGGACCCATCCGACTCTGGGCCCTCGGGGGCCGATCCTGGGGAGCCCCCACACTCCCCTCTTCCTGCCCCATGGCCTGGAGCCCGAGGCTGGGGGCACTTTGCCCTCTCGCCTGCAGCCCATTCTCCTCCTGGACCCCTCAGGCTCTCATGCCCCGCTGCTGACTG TGCCCGGGCTTGGGCCCTTGCCCTTCCACTTTGCCCAGTCCTTAATGACCACCGAGCGGCTCTCCGGGTCAGGTCTCCACTGGCCACTGAGCCGGACTCGCTCAGAGCCCCTGCCCCCCAGTGCCACCGCTCCCCCACCGCCGGGCCCCATGCAGCCCCGCCTGGAGCAACTCAAAACTCACGTCCAGGTGATCAAG aggtcAGCCAAACCGAGTGAGAAGCCCCGGCTGCGGCAGATACCTTCGGCTGAAGACCTGGAGACAGATGGTGGGGGACCGGGCCAGGTGGTAGACGATGGCCTGGAACACAGGGAGCTGAGCCATGGGCAGCCTGAGGCCAGAGGCCCTGCTCCTCTCCAGCAGCACCCCCAG GTGTTGCTCTGGGAACAGCAGCGACTGGCTGGGCGGCTCCCCCGGGGCAGCACCGGGGACACTGTGCTGCTTCCTCTGGCTCAGGGTGGGCACCGGCCTCTGTCCCGGGCTCAGTCTTCCCCAGCCGCACCTGCCTCACTGTCAGCCCCAGAACCTGCCAGCCAGGCCCGAGTCCTCTCCAGCTCAGAGACCCCTGCCAGGACCCTGCCCTTCACCACAG GGCTGATCTATGACTCGGTCATGCTGAAGCACCAGTGCTCCTGTGGTGACAACAGCAGGCACCCAGAGCACGCCGGCCGCATCCAGAGCATCTGGTCCCGGCTGCAGGAGCGGGGTCTCCGGAGCCAGTGTGAG TGTCTCCGAGGCCGGAAGGCCTCCCTGGAGGAGCTGCAGTCGGTCCACTCTGAGCGGCACGTGCTCCTCTACGGCACCAACCCGCTCAGCCGCCTCAAACTGGACAACGGGAAGCTGGCAG GGCTCCTGGCACAGCGGATGTTTGTGATGCTGCCCTGTGGTGGGGTTGGG GTGGACACTGACACCATCTGGAATGAGCTGCATTCCTCCAATGCAGCCCGCTGGGCCGCTGGCAGTGTCACTGACCTCGCCTTCAAAGTGGCTTCTCGTGAGCTGAAG AATGGTTTCGCTGTGGTGCGGCCCCCAGGACACCATGCAGATCATTCAACAGCCAT GGGCTTCTGCTTCTTCAACTCAGTGGCCATCGCCTGCCGGCAGCTGCAACAGCAGAGCAAGGCTAGCAAGATCCTCATTGTAGACTGG GACGTGCACCATGGCAACGGCACCCAGCAAACCTTCTACCAAGACCCCAGTGTGCTCTACATCTCCCTGCATCGCCATGACGATGGCAACTTCTTCCCGGGGAGTGGGGCTGTGGATGAG GTAGGGGCTGGCAGCGGTGAGGGCTTCAATGTCAATGTGGCCTGGACTGGAGGTCTGGATCCCCCCATGGGGGATCCTGAGTACCTGGCTGCTTTCAG GACAGTCGTGATGCCCATTGCCCGAGAGTTCTCTCCAGACCTAGTCCTGGTGTCTGCTGGATTTGATGCTGCTGAGGGTCACCCGGCCCCACTGGGTGGCTACCATGTTTCTGCCAAAT GTTTTGGGTACATGACGCAGCAACTGATGAACCTGGCAGGAGGTGCAGTGGTGCTGGCCTTGGAGGGTGGCCATGACCTCACAGCCATCTGTGACGCCTCTGAGGCCTGTGTGGCTGCTCTTCTGGGTAACAAG GTGGATCCCCTTTCAGAAGAAGGCTGGAAACAGAAACCCAACCTCAATGCCATCCGCTCTCTGGAGGCCGTGATCCGGGTGCACA
- the LOC105470063 gene encoding histone deacetylase 7 isoform X4, with product MHSPGADGTQVSPGAHYRSPTGTGYFPRHFRRDTDLFIDSMFVECLSCGCPRPCADTPGPQPQPMDLRVGQRPPVEPPPEPTLLALQRPQRLHHHLFLAGLQQQRSVEPMRLSMDTPMPELQVGPQEQELRQLLHKDKSKRSAVASSVVKQKLAEVILKKQQAALERTVHSNSPGIPYRTLEPLETEGAARSMLSSFLPPVPSLPSDPPEHFPLRKTVSEPNLKLRYKPKKSLERRKNPLLRKESAPPSLRRRPAETLGDSSPSSSSTPASGCSSPNDSEHGPNPILGSEADSDRRTHPTLGPRGPILGSPHTPLFLPHGLEPEAGGTLPSRLQPILLLDPSGSHAPLLTVPGLGPLPFHFAQSLMTTERLSGSGLHWPLSRTRSEPLPPSATAPPPPGPMQPRLEQLKTHVQVIKRSAKPSEKPRLRQIPSAEDLETDGGGPGQVVDDGLEHRELSHGQPEARGPAPLQQHPQVLLWEQQRLAGRLPRGSTGDTVLLPLAQGGHRPLSRAQSSPAAPASLSAPEPASQARVLSSSETPARTLPFTTGLIYDSVMLKHQCSCGDNSRHPEHAGRIQSIWSRLQERGLRSQCECLRGRKASLEELQSVHSERHVLLYGTNPLSRLKLDNGKLAGLLAQRMFVMLPCGGVGVDTDTIWNELHSSNAARWAAGSVTDLAFKVASRELKNGFAVVRPPGHHADHSTAMGFCFFNSVAIACRQLQQQSKASKILIVDWDVHHGNGTQQTFYQDPSVLYISLHRHDDGNFFPGSGAVDEVGAGSGEGFNVNVAWTGGLDPPMGDPEYLAAFRTVVMPIAREFSPDLVLVSAGFDAAEGHPAPLGGYHVSAKCFGYMTQQLMNLAGGAVVLALEGGHDLTAICDASEACVAALLGNKVDPLSEEGWKQKPNLNAIRSLEAVIRVHSKYWGCMQRLASCPDSWVPRVPGADKEEVEAVTALASLSVGILAEDRPSEQLVEEEEPMNL from the exons ATGGGACCCAGGTGAGCCCGGGTGCCCACTATCGCAGCCCCACTGGCACAG GGTACTTTCCTCGACATTTTAGGAGAGACACCGATTTATTCATTGATTCTATGTTTGTGGAGTGCCTGTCATGTG gctgccCCAGGCCCTGTGCAGACACACCAGGCCCTCAGCCCCAGCCCATGGACCTGCGGGTGGGCCAGCGGCCCCCAGTGGAGCCCCCACCAGAGCCCACATTGCTGGCCCTGCAGCGTCCCCAGCGCCTGCACCACCACCTCTTCCTAGCAGGCCTGCAGCAGCAGCGCTCGGTGGAGCCCATGAGG CTCTCCATGGACACACCGATGCCCGAGTTGCAGGTGGGACCCCAGGAACAAGAGTTGCGGCAGCTTCTCCACAAGGACAAGAGCAAGCGAA GTGCTGTAGCCAGCAGCGTGGTCAAGCAGAAGCTGGCAGAGGTGATTCTGAAAAAACAGCAGGCAGCCCTAGAGAGAACAGTCCATTCCAACAGCCCCGGCATTCCCTACAG AACCCTGGAGCCCCTGGAGACGGAAGGAGCCGCCCGCTCCATGCTCAGCAGCTTTTTGCCTCCTGTTCCCAGCCTGCCCAGTGACCCCCCAGAGCACTTCCCTCTGCGCAAGACAG TCTCTGAGCCCAACCTGAAGCTGCGCTATAAGCCCAAGAAGTCCCTGGAGCGGAGGAAGAATCCACTGCTCCGAAAGGAAAGTGCGCCCCCCAGCCTCCGGCGGCGGCCTGCAGAGACCCTCGGAG ACTCCTCCCCAAGTAGTAGCAGCACGCCTGCGTCAGGGTGCAGCTCCCCCAATGACAGCGAGCACGGCCCCAATCCCATCCTGGGCTCGGAG GCTGACAGTGACCGCAGGACCCATCCGACTCTGGGCCCTCGGGGGCCGATCCTGGGGAGCCCCCACACTCCCCTCTTCCTGCCCCATGGCCTGGAGCCCGAGGCTGGGGGCACTTTGCCCTCTCGCCTGCAGCCCATTCTCCTCCTGGACCCCTCAGGCTCTCATGCCCCGCTGCTGACTG TGCCCGGGCTTGGGCCCTTGCCCTTCCACTTTGCCCAGTCCTTAATGACCACCGAGCGGCTCTCCGGGTCAGGTCTCCACTGGCCACTGAGCCGGACTCGCTCAGAGCCCCTGCCCCCCAGTGCCACCGCTCCCCCACCGCCGGGCCCCATGCAGCCCCGCCTGGAGCAACTCAAAACTCACGTCCAGGTGATCAAG aggtcAGCCAAACCGAGTGAGAAGCCCCGGCTGCGGCAGATACCTTCGGCTGAAGACCTGGAGACAGATGGTGGGGGACCGGGCCAGGTGGTAGACGATGGCCTGGAACACAGGGAGCTGAGCCATGGGCAGCCTGAGGCCAGAGGCCCTGCTCCTCTCCAGCAGCACCCCCAG GTGTTGCTCTGGGAACAGCAGCGACTGGCTGGGCGGCTCCCCCGGGGCAGCACCGGGGACACTGTGCTGCTTCCTCTGGCTCAGGGTGGGCACCGGCCTCTGTCCCGGGCTCAGTCTTCCCCAGCCGCACCTGCCTCACTGTCAGCCCCAGAACCTGCCAGCCAGGCCCGAGTCCTCTCCAGCTCAGAGACCCCTGCCAGGACCCTGCCCTTCACCACAG GGCTGATCTATGACTCGGTCATGCTGAAGCACCAGTGCTCCTGTGGTGACAACAGCAGGCACCCAGAGCACGCCGGCCGCATCCAGAGCATCTGGTCCCGGCTGCAGGAGCGGGGTCTCCGGAGCCAGTGTGAG TGTCTCCGAGGCCGGAAGGCCTCCCTGGAGGAGCTGCAGTCGGTCCACTCTGAGCGGCACGTGCTCCTCTACGGCACCAACCCGCTCAGCCGCCTCAAACTGGACAACGGGAAGCTGGCAG GGCTCCTGGCACAGCGGATGTTTGTGATGCTGCCCTGTGGTGGGGTTGGG GTGGACACTGACACCATCTGGAATGAGCTGCATTCCTCCAATGCAGCCCGCTGGGCCGCTGGCAGTGTCACTGACCTCGCCTTCAAAGTGGCTTCTCGTGAGCTGAAG AATGGTTTCGCTGTGGTGCGGCCCCCAGGACACCATGCAGATCATTCAACAGCCAT GGGCTTCTGCTTCTTCAACTCAGTGGCCATCGCCTGCCGGCAGCTGCAACAGCAGAGCAAGGCTAGCAAGATCCTCATTGTAGACTGG GACGTGCACCATGGCAACGGCACCCAGCAAACCTTCTACCAAGACCCCAGTGTGCTCTACATCTCCCTGCATCGCCATGACGATGGCAACTTCTTCCCGGGGAGTGGGGCTGTGGATGAG GTAGGGGCTGGCAGCGGTGAGGGCTTCAATGTCAATGTGGCCTGGACTGGAGGTCTGGATCCCCCCATGGGGGATCCTGAGTACCTGGCTGCTTTCAG GACAGTCGTGATGCCCATTGCCCGAGAGTTCTCTCCAGACCTAGTCCTGGTGTCTGCTGGATTTGATGCTGCTGAGGGTCACCCGGCCCCACTGGGTGGCTACCATGTTTCTGCCAAAT GTTTTGGGTACATGACGCAGCAACTGATGAACCTGGCAGGAGGTGCAGTGGTGCTGGCCTTGGAGGGTGGCCATGACCTCACAGCCATCTGTGACGCCTCTGAGGCCTGTGTGGCTGCTCTTCTGGGTAACAAG GTGGATCCCCTTTCAGAAGAAGGCTGGAAACAGAAACCCAACCTCAATGCCATCCGCTCTCTGGAGGCCGTGATCCGGGTGCACA
- the LOC105470063 gene encoding histone deacetylase 7 isoform X6, whose amino-acid sequence MDLRVGQRPPVEPPPEPTLLALQRPQRLHHHLFLAGLQQQRSVEPMRLSMDTPMPELQVGPQEQELRQLLHKDKSKRSAVASSVVKQKLAEVILKKQQAALERTVHSNSPGIPYRTLEPLETEGAARSMLSSFLPPVPSLPSDPPEHFPLRKTVSEPNLKLRYKPKKSLERRKNPLLRKESAPPSLRRRPAETLGDSSPSSSSTPASGCSSPNDSEHGPNPILGSEALLGQRLRLQETSLAPFALPTVSLLPAITLGLPAPARADSDRRTHPTLGPRGPILGSPHTPLFLPHGLEPEAGGTLPSRLQPILLLDPSGSHAPLLTVPGLGPLPFHFAQSLMTTERLSGSGLHWPLSRTRSEPLPPSATAPPPPGPMQPRLEQLKTHVQVIKRSAKPSEKPRLRQIPSAEDLETDGGGPGQVVDDGLEHRELSHGQPEARGPAPLQQHPQVLLWEQQRLAGRLPRGSTGDTVLLPLAQGGHRPLSRAQSSPAAPASLSAPEPASQARVLSSSETPARTLPFTTGLIYDSVMLKHQCSCGDNSRHPEHAGRIQSIWSRLQERGLRSQCECLRGRKASLEELQSVHSERHVLLYGTNPLSRLKLDNGKLAGLLAQRMFVMLPCGGVGVDTDTIWNELHSSNAARWAAGSVTDLAFKVASRELKNGFAVVRPPGHHADHSTAMGFCFFNSVAIACRQLQQQSKASKILIVDWDVHHGNGTQQTFYQDPSVLYISLHRHDDGNFFPGSGAVDEVGAGSGEGFNVNVAWTGGLDPPMGDPEYLAAFRTVVMPIAREFSPDLVLVSAGFDAAEGHPAPLGGYHVSAKCFGYMTQQLMNLAGGAVVLALEGGHDLTAICDASEACVAALLGNKVDPLSEEGWKQKPNLNAIRSLEAVIRVHSKYWGCMQRLASCPDSWVPRVPGADKEEVEAVTALASLSVGILAEDRPSEQLVEEEEPMNL is encoded by the exons ATGGACCTGCGGGTGGGCCAGCGGCCCCCAGTGGAGCCCCCACCAGAGCCCACATTGCTGGCCCTGCAGCGTCCCCAGCGCCTGCACCACCACCTCTTCCTAGCAGGCCTGCAGCAGCAGCGCTCGGTGGAGCCCATGAGG CTCTCCATGGACACACCGATGCCCGAGTTGCAGGTGGGACCCCAGGAACAAGAGTTGCGGCAGCTTCTCCACAAGGACAAGAGCAAGCGAA GTGCTGTAGCCAGCAGCGTGGTCAAGCAGAAGCTGGCAGAGGTGATTCTGAAAAAACAGCAGGCAGCCCTAGAGAGAACAGTCCATTCCAACAGCCCCGGCATTCCCTACAG AACCCTGGAGCCCCTGGAGACGGAAGGAGCCGCCCGCTCCATGCTCAGCAGCTTTTTGCCTCCTGTTCCCAGCCTGCCCAGTGACCCCCCAGAGCACTTCCCTCTGCGCAAGACAG TCTCTGAGCCCAACCTGAAGCTGCGCTATAAGCCCAAGAAGTCCCTGGAGCGGAGGAAGAATCCACTGCTCCGAAAGGAAAGTGCGCCCCCCAGCCTCCGGCGGCGGCCTGCAGAGACCCTCGGAG ACTCCTCCCCAAGTAGTAGCAGCACGCCTGCGTCAGGGTGCAGCTCCCCCAATGACAGCGAGCACGGCCCCAATCCCATCCTGGGCTCGGAG GCGCTCTTGGGCCAGCGGCTGCGGCTGCAGGAGACTTCTCTGGCCCCGTTCGCCTTGCCGACAGTGTCCTTGCTGCCCGCAATCACGCTGGGGCTGCCCGCCCCTGCCAGG GCTGACAGTGACCGCAGGACCCATCCGACTCTGGGCCCTCGGGGGCCGATCCTGGGGAGCCCCCACACTCCCCTCTTCCTGCCCCATGGCCTGGAGCCCGAGGCTGGGGGCACTTTGCCCTCTCGCCTGCAGCCCATTCTCCTCCTGGACCCCTCAGGCTCTCATGCCCCGCTGCTGACTG TGCCCGGGCTTGGGCCCTTGCCCTTCCACTTTGCCCAGTCCTTAATGACCACCGAGCGGCTCTCCGGGTCAGGTCTCCACTGGCCACTGAGCCGGACTCGCTCAGAGCCCCTGCCCCCCAGTGCCACCGCTCCCCCACCGCCGGGCCCCATGCAGCCCCGCCTGGAGCAACTCAAAACTCACGTCCAGGTGATCAAG aggtcAGCCAAACCGAGTGAGAAGCCCCGGCTGCGGCAGATACCTTCGGCTGAAGACCTGGAGACAGATGGTGGGGGACCGGGCCAGGTGGTAGACGATGGCCTGGAACACAGGGAGCTGAGCCATGGGCAGCCTGAGGCCAGAGGCCCTGCTCCTCTCCAGCAGCACCCCCAG GTGTTGCTCTGGGAACAGCAGCGACTGGCTGGGCGGCTCCCCCGGGGCAGCACCGGGGACACTGTGCTGCTTCCTCTGGCTCAGGGTGGGCACCGGCCTCTGTCCCGGGCTCAGTCTTCCCCAGCCGCACCTGCCTCACTGTCAGCCCCAGAACCTGCCAGCCAGGCCCGAGTCCTCTCCAGCTCAGAGACCCCTGCCAGGACCCTGCCCTTCACCACAG GGCTGATCTATGACTCGGTCATGCTGAAGCACCAGTGCTCCTGTGGTGACAACAGCAGGCACCCAGAGCACGCCGGCCGCATCCAGAGCATCTGGTCCCGGCTGCAGGAGCGGGGTCTCCGGAGCCAGTGTGAG TGTCTCCGAGGCCGGAAGGCCTCCCTGGAGGAGCTGCAGTCGGTCCACTCTGAGCGGCACGTGCTCCTCTACGGCACCAACCCGCTCAGCCGCCTCAAACTGGACAACGGGAAGCTGGCAG GGCTCCTGGCACAGCGGATGTTTGTGATGCTGCCCTGTGGTGGGGTTGGG GTGGACACTGACACCATCTGGAATGAGCTGCATTCCTCCAATGCAGCCCGCTGGGCCGCTGGCAGTGTCACTGACCTCGCCTTCAAAGTGGCTTCTCGTGAGCTGAAG AATGGTTTCGCTGTGGTGCGGCCCCCAGGACACCATGCAGATCATTCAACAGCCAT GGGCTTCTGCTTCTTCAACTCAGTGGCCATCGCCTGCCGGCAGCTGCAACAGCAGAGCAAGGCTAGCAAGATCCTCATTGTAGACTGG GACGTGCACCATGGCAACGGCACCCAGCAAACCTTCTACCAAGACCCCAGTGTGCTCTACATCTCCCTGCATCGCCATGACGATGGCAACTTCTTCCCGGGGAGTGGGGCTGTGGATGAG GTAGGGGCTGGCAGCGGTGAGGGCTTCAATGTCAATGTGGCCTGGACTGGAGGTCTGGATCCCCCCATGGGGGATCCTGAGTACCTGGCTGCTTTCAG GACAGTCGTGATGCCCATTGCCCGAGAGTTCTCTCCAGACCTAGTCCTGGTGTCTGCTGGATTTGATGCTGCTGAGGGTCACCCGGCCCCACTGGGTGGCTACCATGTTTCTGCCAAAT GTTTTGGGTACATGACGCAGCAACTGATGAACCTGGCAGGAGGTGCAGTGGTGCTGGCCTTGGAGGGTGGCCATGACCTCACAGCCATCTGTGACGCCTCTGAGGCCTGTGTGGCTGCTCTTCTGGGTAACAAG GTGGATCCCCTTTCAGAAGAAGGCTGGAAACAGAAACCCAACCTCAATGCCATCCGCTCTCTGGAGGCCGTGATCCGGGTGCACA